The Aureimonas mangrovi genome includes a region encoding these proteins:
- a CDS encoding alanyl-tRNA editing protein codes for MGGTRDVFREDAYLSTMEARLLRLEGERGLVFDASNFYPAGGGQPGDRGFVEWADGQETPVEDTVYGTERSEIVLMAREGEDLPPVGEMAVLHLDWARRYKLMRMHTALHLLTVVCPFPVTGAAVGEEESRLDFDTGEAEIDKAAVTAALMALVDANHPVFTQWITEDELDANPGLVKSANVKPPRGTGRIRLVAIGENAGIDSQPCGGTHVLETQEIGAVHVGKIEKKGKANRRIRLRFGAIPG; via the coding sequence ATGGGCGGCACGCGCGACGTCTTTCGCGAGGACGCATACCTCTCGACGATGGAAGCGCGCCTCCTGCGCCTCGAAGGCGAGCGCGGCCTCGTCTTCGACGCCTCGAACTTCTACCCGGCCGGCGGCGGCCAGCCCGGCGACCGCGGCTTCGTGGAATGGGCCGATGGTCAGGAGACGCCGGTCGAGGACACTGTCTACGGCACTGAGCGCAGCGAGATCGTGCTGATGGCGCGCGAGGGCGAGGACCTGCCGCCGGTCGGCGAGATGGCAGTCCTGCATCTCGACTGGGCGCGCCGCTACAAGCTCATGCGCATGCACACCGCGCTGCACCTCCTCACCGTCGTCTGTCCCTTTCCCGTCACCGGCGCTGCCGTCGGCGAGGAGGAGAGCCGGCTCGACTTCGATACCGGCGAGGCCGAGATCGACAAGGCCGCCGTGACGGCCGCGCTGATGGCGCTGGTGGATGCCAACCATCCGGTCTTCACGCAGTGGATCACCGAAGACGAGCTCGACGCCAATCCGGGCCTGGTGAAATCGGCCAACGTCAAGCCACCGCGCGGCACGGGCCGCATCCGGCTGGTGGCGATCGGCGAGAATGCCGGCATCGATTCGCAGCCCTGCGGGGGCACGCACGTCCTGGAGACGCAGGAGATCGGCGCCGTGCATGTCGGCAAGATCGAGAAGAAGGGCAAGGCCAACCGCCGCATCCGCCTGCGCTTCGGCGCGATTCCGGGCTGA
- the gpt gene encoding xanthine phosphoribosyltransferase — protein MSTTEKSFPVSWEQFHRDARALAWRLAGQRSDWKAIVCITRGGLVPAAIIAREIGIRLIETVCIASYHDYDTQGELQVLKDIAPNLREDDGEGILIVDDLTDTGKTAALVRAMLPKAHFATVYAKPKGRPLVDTFITEVSQDTWIFFPWDLGLSFQAPLGKGIPG, from the coding sequence ATGTCGACGACCGAAAAGTCCTTTCCCGTCTCGTGGGAACAGTTCCACCGTGACGCCCGCGCCCTTGCCTGGCGTCTGGCGGGCCAGCGCAGCGACTGGAAGGCGATCGTGTGCATCACCCGCGGCGGTCTCGTTCCCGCGGCGATCATCGCGCGCGAGATCGGCATCCGCCTCATCGAGACGGTCTGCATCGCTTCCTATCACGACTACGACACGCAAGGTGAGCTCCAGGTCCTCAAGGATATCGCGCCGAACCTGCGCGAGGACGACGGCGAAGGCATCCTGATCGTCGACGATCTGACCGATACGGGCAAGACCGCCGCGCTCGTGCGCGCCATGCTGCCCAAGGCGCATTTCGCCACCGTCTACGCCAAGCCGAAGGGGCGGCCGCTGGTCGACACCTTCATCACCGAGGTCAGCCAGGATACCTGGATCTTTTTCCCGTGGGATCTCGGCCTGTCCTTCCAGGCCCCTCTCGGCAAAGGCATCCCCGGCTGA
- a CDS encoding cysteine synthase A, with the protein MSRYNSVIDAIGNTPLIRLNRASEETGCEIYGKAEFMNPGQSVKDRAGLFIIQDAEKKGLIEPGGIIVEGTAGNTGIGLALVANTLGYKTVIVIPETQAQEKKDALRLMGAELVEVPAVPYRNPNNYVKLSGRLAEQIGASHPAGAIWANQFDNVANREGHVVTTAEEIWSQTGGEIDGFICAVGTGGTLAGTAMGLKRRSGHIKIGLADPMGAALYSFYTTGEFASSGDSITEGIGQGRVTGNLEGFEPDFAYQIPDAEALPILFDLVGQEGLCLGGSSGINIAGAIRMAKEMGPGHTIVTILCDYGNRYQSKLFNPEFLRGKGLPVPDWIGREPQFDIPYEAG; encoded by the coding sequence ATGTCCAGGTACAATTCCGTCATCGATGCGATCGGCAACACGCCGCTCATCCGGCTGAACCGTGCGTCCGAGGAGACGGGCTGCGAAATCTACGGCAAGGCCGAGTTCATGAATCCCGGCCAGTCCGTGAAAGACCGCGCCGGTCTCTTCATTATCCAGGACGCCGAGAAGAAGGGCCTCATCGAGCCCGGCGGCATCATTGTCGAAGGCACGGCCGGCAACACCGGCATCGGCCTCGCCCTCGTCGCCAACACGCTCGGCTACAAGACGGTGATCGTCATTCCCGAGACGCAGGCGCAGGAGAAGAAGGACGCGCTGCGCCTGATGGGCGCCGAGCTTGTCGAGGTTCCCGCCGTCCCCTACCGCAACCCGAACAACTACGTGAAGCTCTCCGGGCGCCTTGCCGAGCAGATCGGCGCCAGCCATCCCGCCGGGGCGATCTGGGCGAACCAGTTCGACAACGTCGCCAACCGCGAAGGCCATGTCGTCACCACGGCCGAGGAGATCTGGTCGCAGACCGGCGGCGAGATCGACGGTTTCATCTGCGCGGTGGGCACGGGCGGCACGCTCGCGGGCACCGCGATGGGGCTCAAGCGCCGCTCCGGGCACATCAAGATCGGTCTCGCAGACCCGATGGGCGCCGCGCTCTACTCGTTCTACACCACAGGCGAGTTCGCCTCCTCGGGCGATTCCATCACCGAAGGCATCGGCCAGGGCCGCGTCACCGGCAATCTGGAGGGCTTCGAGCCCGATTTCGCCTACCAGATCCCCGACGCGGAGGCGCTGCCGATCCTCTTCGACCTCGTCGGCCAGGAGGGGCTGTGCCTCGGCGGCTCGTCGGGCATCAACATCGCCGGCGCGATCCGCATGGCAAAGGAGATGGGGCCGGGTCACACGATCGTGACGATCCTCTGCGACTACGGCAACCGCTACCAGTCCAAGCTCTTCAACCCCGAGTTCCTGCGTGGCAAAGGCTTGCCGGTGCCGGACTGGATCGGCCGCGAGCCGCAGTTCGACATTCCCTACGAGGCGGGCTGA
- the wrbA gene encoding NAD(P)H:quinone oxidoreductase yields MAKVLVLYYSSYGHIEAMAEAAAEGARSAGASVDIKRVPETAPAEVVQAAGFRANTDHPEAQPAELAEYDAIIVGAPTRFGNMSSQMASFWDRTGGLWAQGKLIGKVAGAFSSSATQHGGNEATLLSLHKTFLHHGLIIVGLPYSFQGQMGVDKVNGGSPYGATTIAAGDGSRQPSAEELDGARFQGKHIAQIAAKLVG; encoded by the coding sequence GTGGCGAAGGTTCTGGTTCTCTACTATTCGAGCTACGGGCATATCGAGGCGATGGCCGAGGCCGCAGCCGAGGGCGCACGGAGTGCGGGCGCGAGTGTGGACATCAAGCGGGTTCCAGAAACGGCGCCGGCCGAGGTGGTGCAGGCCGCCGGCTTCCGCGCCAACACCGACCATCCCGAAGCTCAGCCCGCCGAACTCGCCGAGTACGACGCCATCATCGTCGGCGCGCCGACCCGCTTCGGCAACATGTCCTCGCAGATGGCCTCGTTCTGGGACCGCACGGGCGGCCTGTGGGCGCAGGGGAAGCTGATCGGCAAGGTGGCGGGCGCCTTCTCGTCCTCGGCCACCCAGCATGGCGGCAACGAGGCGACGCTCCTGTCCCTTCACAAGACCTTCCTGCACCACGGCCTGATCATCGTCGGCTTGCCCTACTCTTTCCAGGGGCAGATGGGCGTCGATAAGGTGAACGGCGGCTCGCCCTACGGCGCAACGACGATCGCCGCAGGCGACGGCTCACGCCAGCCGAGCGCCGAGGAACTCGACGGCGCCCGCTTCCAGGGCAAGCACATCGCGCAGATCGCGGCCAAGCTCGTCGGTTGA
- the ade gene encoding adenine deaminase: protein MTSTRVQPFEDVAPALVDVAMGRTPADLVIRGARWVNVHSGEIVPGTDIAVKAGRFAYCGPDASHAIGEDTSVVEADGRYVVPGLCDAHMHVESGMVTVTEFARAVIPHGTTSMFIDPHEIANVLGLPGVRLMHDEAMAQPVNVFVQMPSCVPSAPGLEEAGAAITPDDVAEAMTWPNIVGLGEVMNFPGVAANDATMVGAIAATRKAGKTVGGHYASPDLGRAFHGYVAGGPQDDHEGTRMEDAVARVRQGMKAMLRLGSAWYDVATQVRAITELGLDSRNFVLCTDDCHSGTLVREGHMDRVVRHAIGQGLKPITAIQMASLNTAEHFGLAREIGSVTPGRRADFLLVSDLAALTIDAVYAGGQLLAEAGRLVADLPAYDYPDSAKNTVKLGKTLAASDFEIAAPAGVNAATVRVIGVVENQAPTKALTAELAVSDGLVEPDEAQGVAQIALVERHRGTGGVVNGFVSGFGYRGPMAMASTVAHDSHHMIVVGTDREEMARAANRLGEVGGGVVFFAGGEEKALIEMPIAGLMSAERCEVVADKADRLIEAMREAGCTLNNAYMQHSLLALVVIPSLRISDKGIVDVDRFEVVDLFVS from the coding sequence ATGACCTCAACCCGCGTCCAGCCGTTCGAGGACGTCGCACCCGCACTCGTCGACGTGGCGATGGGTCGCACGCCCGCCGACCTCGTGATCCGTGGCGCGCGCTGGGTGAACGTCCATTCCGGCGAGATCGTGCCGGGCACCGACATCGCGGTGAAGGCCGGGCGCTTCGCCTATTGCGGCCCGGATGCGAGCCACGCGATCGGCGAGGACACGAGCGTCGTCGAGGCGGATGGCCGCTACGTGGTGCCGGGACTTTGTGATGCGCACATGCATGTCGAGAGCGGCATGGTGACGGTGACGGAGTTCGCCAGAGCCGTGATCCCGCACGGCACGACCTCCATGTTCATCGACCCGCACGAGATCGCCAACGTCCTCGGCCTGCCCGGCGTGCGGCTGATGCACGACGAAGCGATGGCCCAGCCCGTCAACGTCTTCGTCCAGATGCCGTCCTGCGTGCCTTCCGCGCCGGGGCTGGAGGAGGCGGGCGCGGCAATCACGCCTGACGATGTAGCGGAGGCGATGACCTGGCCGAACATCGTCGGGCTCGGCGAGGTGATGAACTTTCCGGGCGTCGCCGCGAACGATGCGACGATGGTCGGCGCGATCGCCGCCACCCGAAAGGCCGGCAAGACGGTGGGCGGGCACTACGCCTCGCCCGATCTCGGCCGCGCCTTTCACGGCTATGTCGCGGGCGGGCCGCAGGACGACCACGAGGGCACGCGCATGGAGGACGCGGTCGCGCGCGTGCGCCAGGGCATGAAGGCGATGCTGCGTCTCGGCTCGGCCTGGTACGACGTCGCGACGCAGGTGCGCGCGATCACCGAACTCGGGCTGGATTCGCGCAACTTCGTCCTGTGCACGGACGACTGCCACTCCGGCACGCTCGTGCGCGAGGGGCATATGGACCGCGTCGTGCGCCACGCGATCGGCCAGGGCCTGAAGCCGATCACCGCGATCCAGATGGCGAGCCTCAACACCGCCGAGCATTTCGGGCTCGCCCGCGAGATCGGCTCGGTGACGCCCGGCCGGCGGGCCGATTTCCTCCTCGTCTCCGACCTCGCCGCCTTGACGATCGATGCGGTCTACGCGGGCGGGCAGTTGCTGGCCGAGGCCGGCCGTCTCGTCGCCGACCTCCCGGCCTACGACTATCCGGACAGCGCGAAGAACACCGTGAAGCTCGGCAAGACGCTCGCCGCCTCCGATTTCGAGATCGCGGCGCCGGCCGGGGTGAACGCTGCGACGGTGCGGGTCATCGGTGTCGTCGAGAACCAGGCGCCGACGAAGGCGCTGACCGCCGAGCTCGCAGTCTCGGACGGGCTGGTCGAGCCGGACGAGGCGCAGGGTGTCGCACAGATCGCGCTCGTCGAGCGCCATCGCGGCACCGGTGGCGTGGTCAACGGCTTCGTCTCGGGCTTCGGCTATCGCGGACCGATGGCAATGGCCTCGACGGTCGCGCATGACAGCCATCACATGATCGTCGTCGGGACGGATCGCGAGGAGATGGCGCGCGCCGCGAACCGTCTCGGCGAGGTGGGCGGGGGCGTCGTGTTCTTCGCGGGCGGAGAGGAGAAAGCGCTGATCGAGATGCCGATCGCCGGGCTGATGAGCGCCGAGCGCTGCGAGGTGGTTGCCGATAAGGCCGACCGGCTGATCGAGGCGATGCGCGAGGCAGGCTGCACGCTCAACAACGCCTATATGCAGCACTCGCTCCTGGCGCTCGTCGTCATCCCGAGCCTTCGCATCTCGGACAAGGGCATCGTCGACGTCGACCGCTTTGAAGTCGTGGACCTGTTCGTCTCGTAG
- a CDS encoding GNAT family N-acetyltransferase, translating into MSPSPTLRTEVTQLVLHSLPKEPTPRPDTPKTLDILKVRNIPLAFYRYLYTVGRPHHWTSRNLSDDALAREIHAPNVRIQVLYCDGAPAGWFELDAGRAPKETRLVHFATMPQFRGLGLARYLLAHAIVAGFDEQPSALTVETNTLDHPAALPLYRKMGFRPVSRREVMTIGYPNED; encoded by the coding sequence ATGAGCCCTTCGCCCACGCTGCGCACCGAGGTCACGCAACTCGTCCTGCACTCGCTGCCGAAGGAGCCGACGCCGCGGCCCGACACGCCGAAGACGCTCGACATCCTGAAGGTGCGCAACATACCGCTCGCCTTCTACCGCTATCTCTACACGGTCGGCCGCCCGCATCACTGGACCTCGCGCAACCTCTCCGACGACGCGCTGGCGCGCGAGATCCACGCCCCGAACGTGCGCATCCAGGTGCTTTACTGCGACGGCGCGCCGGCCGGCTGGTTCGAGCTCGATGCCGGGCGCGCGCCGAAGGAGACGCGGCTCGTCCACTTCGCGACCATGCCGCAGTTCCGCGGGCTCGGCCTCGCGCGCTATCTCCTTGCCCATGCCATCGTGGCGGGTTTCGACGAGCAGCCCAGCGCACTGACGGTCGAGACCAACACGCTCGATCATCCGGCCGCCCTGCCGCTTTATCGCAAGATGGGCTTCCGTCCCGTCTCGCGGCGCGAGGTGATGACCATCGGCTACCCGAACGAGGATTGA
- the sseA gene encoding 3-mercaptopyruvate sulfurtransferase — protein MSANPFLISPADLDASLGRPGLSVVDASWYLPAQKRFAKAEFEAAHIPGAVFFDHDAVVDPASPLPHTLPSATIFGAAAGQLGVADTDTIVVYDGLGLFSAARAWWLFRAYGAKDVRVLDGGFPAWQAAGLATESGEARPEPARFEAAFDQGAAVSFAEMRALVDAGDTQIADARSAERFSGEAPEPREGVRSGHMPGATSLPFTDLVEDGRLKSPEKLAQVFEVAGLDTSKPVVTSCGSGVTAAVINLALAATGRGQSRLYDGSWAEWGSAPDTPVETGKAARR, from the coding sequence TTGAGCGCCAATCCCTTCCTGATCAGCCCGGCGGATCTCGACGCCTCTCTCGGCCGTCCCGGCCTGTCTGTCGTCGATGCCTCGTGGTATCTGCCGGCGCAGAAGCGCTTCGCCAAGGCCGAGTTCGAGGCCGCGCACATTCCCGGCGCCGTCTTCTTCGACCACGACGCCGTGGTGGACCCGGCCTCGCCTTTGCCCCACACACTGCCATCGGCGACGATCTTCGGCGCAGCCGCCGGCCAGCTCGGCGTCGCCGACACCGACACGATCGTCGTCTATGACGGGCTCGGCCTCTTCTCCGCCGCGCGCGCCTGGTGGCTGTTCCGCGCCTATGGCGCCAAGGACGTGCGCGTCCTCGACGGCGGCTTTCCCGCCTGGCAGGCGGCCGGCCTTGCGACCGAGAGCGGCGAGGCCCGCCCCGAACCCGCGCGCTTCGAAGCGGCTTTCGACCAAGGCGCAGCCGTTTCCTTCGCCGAGATGCGCGCGCTGGTGGACGCGGGCGACACCCAGATCGCCGATGCGCGCTCGGCCGAGCGCTTCTCCGGTGAAGCACCCGAGCCGCGCGAGGGCGTGCGTTCGGGGCACATGCCGGGCGCGACCTCCCTGCCCTTCACCGATCTCGTCGAGGACGGACGGCTGAAATCGCCGGAGAAGCTCGCGCAGGTCTTCGAGGTGGCAGGTCTCGACACGTCGAAGCCCGTGGTCACGAGCTGCGGTTCGGGCGTTACCGCGGCGGTGATCAATCTTGCCCTCGCCGCCACCGGTCGAGGCCAGTCCCGGCTCTATGACGGCTCCTGGGCAGAATGGGGCTCGGCGCCCGACACGCCGGTCGAGACGGGCAAGGCGGCACGCCGATGA
- a CDS encoding LssY C-terminal domain-containing protein, protein MRLASGLAVTLLAYLAVAYALLPGFWSERDRELPAEAMVTRTSDGRPGDPLNVGIVGTQSVLVSAMHAAGWFPADPVTLETSVGIVGSVVLDRPDEDAPVSPLFYLGRREDLAFEKPVGRSADRRQHVRFWQAGERDGTPLWLGSVTFDQGVGLSHYTGAVTHDIAPDIDAARDGLVDDLERAGQAAGTAMIEGVGPTTKGRNGEGDRYETDGRAEIVTLTAP, encoded by the coding sequence GTGCGCCTGGCATCCGGCCTCGCCGTCACGCTCCTCGCCTATCTCGCGGTCGCCTACGCCCTCCTGCCCGGTTTCTGGAGCGAGCGGGATCGCGAACTCCCCGCGGAAGCGATGGTGACGCGCACGAGCGACGGCCGGCCCGGAGATCCGCTGAACGTCGGCATCGTCGGCACGCAGTCGGTGCTCGTCTCGGCCATGCACGCCGCGGGCTGGTTCCCGGCCGATCCGGTGACGCTCGAGACGAGCGTCGGGATCGTCGGCAGCGTCGTCCTCGACAGGCCCGACGAGGACGCTCCCGTCAGTCCGCTCTTCTATCTCGGCCGCCGCGAGGATCTCGCCTTCGAAAAGCCGGTGGGGCGCAGCGCGGATCGCCGCCAGCACGTGCGCTTCTGGCAGGCCGGCGAGCGCGACGGCACCCCCTTGTGGCTCGGCTCCGTCACCTTCGACCAGGGCGTCGGGCTCAGCCACTATACCGGAGCGGTGACCCACGACATCGCACCCGATATCGACGCTGCGCGTGACGGCCTCGTCGACGATCTGGAGCGGGCGGGGCAGGCGGCGGGGACCGCCATGATCGAAGGCGTGGGACCGACGACGAAGGGGCGCAACGGCGAGGGGGATCGCTACGAGACGGACGGGCGGGCGGAGATCGTCACGCTAACTGCCCCCTGA
- a CDS encoding TOBE domain-containing protein, whose product MKISARNVLKGRVLDIRKGATTAHVKLDVGGTQMTASVTNEAVDDLGLVVGQDAYAVVKASDVMLAVD is encoded by the coding sequence ATGAAGATCAGCGCACGCAACGTCCTGAAGGGCCGCGTACTCGACATCCGCAAAGGCGCGACGACCGCGCATGTGAAGCTCGATGTCGGCGGAACGCAGATGACGGCATCAGTGACCAACGAGGCGGTCGACGATCTCGGCCTCGTGGTGGGGCAGGACGCCTACGCCGTCGTCAAGGCGTCCGATGTCATGCTCGCCGTCGACTGA
- a CDS encoding PIN domain-containing protein → MPAIVVHELFYGAFRSERQADNLRRVEALQFEVLDLDREDAFRAGQIRARLADLGTQIGPYDILIAGQALARDFVLVTRNTREFERVEGLRIEDWES, encoded by the coding sequence TTGCCCGCGATCGTCGTACACGAGCTCTTCTACGGCGCATTTCGCAGTGAAAGGCAGGCAGACAATCTGAGACGGGTGGAGGCTCTGCAGTTCGAAGTCCTCGATCTGGACCGGGAGGATGCCTTCCGCGCCGGGCAGATTCGCGCACGCCTTGCCGACCTCGGCACGCAGATCGGCCCTTACGACATTCTGATCGCCGGACAGGCGCTGGCGCGCGATTTCGTGCTCGTCACCCGCAACACGCGCGAGTTCGAGCGCGTCGAGGGACTGCGCATAGAAGATTGGGAGAGCTGA
- a CDS encoding alpha/beta hydrolase: protein MKLRLGLAVLLILVVAACLIWSFGPREPVDATIRFDPAVIGPDPSAYIAAEEAQVPGLEPGAAKEIVWAYPASRARTPLAIVYIHGFSGDRREMAPVPQEVARRLGANLFLTRLSGHGRGLAALAEPSANDWLNDLAEALAIGGRIGERIIVLATSNGGALATWGASVAHLFDEADGLVLFSPNYRLRDWRAPLLTMPYARQVTELLTGGSFVMPLADPLPGGPDTVTLPSAALLPMAALSAKVRGLDFEAINLPALFAYSPNDRIVDPLETERVIARWGGPAEILLVPQTSDPTGHMLAGDMFSPGTTQMVVDTVTSWIERVEGF, encoded by the coding sequence ATGAAGCTGCGCCTCGGCCTGGCGGTCCTTCTCATCCTGGTCGTCGCAGCCTGCCTCATCTGGTCGTTCGGCCCGCGCGAGCCGGTGGACGCCACCATCCGCTTCGACCCGGCCGTGATCGGCCCGGACCCCTCCGCCTACATCGCGGCCGAGGAAGCGCAGGTGCCCGGTCTCGAGCCGGGCGCGGCGAAGGAGATCGTCTGGGCCTACCCGGCCTCGCGCGCCAGAACACCGCTCGCCATCGTTTATATCCACGGCTTCTCGGGCGATCGGCGCGAGATGGCACCCGTGCCGCAGGAGGTGGCGCGGCGGCTCGGCGCGAACCTCTTCCTGACGCGCCTTTCAGGGCACGGCCGGGGTCTTGCTGCCCTCGCCGAGCCGAGCGCCAACGACTGGCTGAACGATCTGGCCGAGGCGCTGGCGATCGGCGGGCGCATCGGCGAGCGCATCATCGTGCTTGCCACCTCCAACGGCGGGGCGCTGGCGACATGGGGCGCCAGCGTTGCGCATCTCTTCGACGAGGCGGACGGGCTCGTCCTCTTCTCGCCGAACTATCGCCTGCGGGACTGGCGCGCGCCGCTCCTGACCATGCCTTATGCGCGGCAGGTCACCGAGCTCCTGACCGGCGGATCGTTCGTGATGCCCCTCGCCGACCCGCTGCCGGGCGGACCCGACACGGTCACGCTTCCGTCCGCCGCGCTCCTGCCGATGGCCGCGCTCAGCGCAAAGGTGCGCGGGCTCGACTTCGAGGCGATCAACCTGCCCGCTCTCTTCGCCTATTCGCCGAACGACCGGATCGTCGATCCACTGGAGACCGAGCGCGTGATCGCGCGCTGGGGCGGGCCGGCAGAGATCCTGCTCGTGCCGCAGACGAGCGACCCGACCGGGCACATGCTGGCCGGCGACATGTTCTCGCCCGGCACCACGCAGATGGTGGTGGACACCGTGACAAGCTGGATCGAGCGCGTCGAGGGGTTTTAA
- the ilvA gene encoding threonine ammonia-lyase IlvA, protein MTTTSIEFRARADGAESALRALFPETPLQLNEHLSQRTGARIFLKREDLTPVRSYKIRGAFNFMRKRVEGGETDAHFTCASAGNHAQGFAFACRHYGVKGRVFMPVTTPQQKIDKTRVFGNGAIDIELVGDFFDDCYAAARQYAAASGAEMVPPFDHEDIVEGQASVGTELLRQLGGERPDMLVLPVGGGGLASGLVRYFEGEGAPAFRFVEPQGAPSLRTSLEEGRLVKLPQLDGFVDGAAVAEIGKLPFETLSRFAPSDVSLSPEGSICGTMLEMLNVEGIVVEPAGALAIDSLSRMGPEIAGKTLVLVVSGGNFDFERLPDVKERALRFAGKKKYFILRLAQRPGALKDFLQLLGPEDDVARFEYLKKTARDFGSILLGIETKEAANFDTLLRRFDAEGIRYQDITDNQVIADLLI, encoded by the coding sequence ATGACCACGACCTCGATTGAATTCCGCGCCCGTGCAGACGGCGCGGAGAGCGCCCTTCGCGCCCTCTTTCCCGAAACGCCGCTCCAGCTGAACGAGCATCTTTCGCAGCGCACCGGCGCGCGGATTTTCCTCAAGCGGGAGGATCTGACGCCCGTCCGCTCCTACAAGATCCGTGGCGCTTTCAACTTCATGCGCAAGCGCGTGGAGGGCGGGGAAACGGATGCGCACTTCACCTGCGCCTCGGCGGGCAATCACGCGCAGGGCTTCGCCTTCGCCTGCCGGCACTACGGGGTGAAGGGCCGCGTCTTCATGCCGGTGACGACGCCGCAGCAGAAGATCGACAAGACGCGCGTCTTCGGCAACGGCGCGATCGACATCGAGCTCGTCGGTGACTTCTTCGACGACTGCTACGCCGCCGCGCGCCAGTACGCCGCCGCGAGCGGGGCGGAGATGGTGCCGCCCTTCGACCACGAGGACATCGTCGAGGGTCAGGCGAGCGTCGGCACCGAACTCCTGCGCCAGCTCGGCGGAGAGCGCCCGGACATGCTCGTCCTGCCGGTCGGCGGCGGCGGCCTCGCCTCGGGCCTCGTTCGCTATTTCGAGGGGGAGGGCGCGCCCGCCTTCCGCTTCGTGGAGCCGCAAGGCGCGCCGAGCCTTCGCACCTCGCTGGAGGAAGGGCGCCTCGTGAAGCTGCCGCAGCTCGACGGCTTCGTCGACGGCGCGGCCGTGGCCGAGATCGGCAAGCTGCCCTTCGAGACGCTGTCGCGCTTCGCGCCCTCGGACGTGTCGCTTTCGCCGGAGGGCTCTATCTGCGGCACAATGCTCGAGATGCTCAACGTCGAGGGCATCGTCGTGGAGCCCGCCGGCGCGCTCGCCATCGATTCGCTGAGCCGCATGGGTCCCGAGATCGCCGGCAAGACGCTCGTCCTCGTCGTATCGGGCGGCAATTTCGACTTCGAGCGCCTGCCGGACGTGAAGGAGCGCGCTTTGCGCTTTGCCGGCAAGAAGAAGTACTTCATCCTGCGGCTTGCCCAGCGCCCCGGCGCGCTGAAGGACTTCCTCCAGCTCCTCGGCCCGGAAGACGACGTCGCGCGCTTCGAGTATCTGAAGAAGACCGCGCGCGACTTCGGGTCGATCCTCCTCGGCATCGAGACGAAGGAGGCGGCCAATTTCGACACGCTTCTGAGGCGCTTCGATGCCGAGGGCATCCGCTATCAGGACATCACGGACAACCAGGTGATCGCCGATCTTCTAATCTGA
- a CDS encoding competence/damage-inducible protein A, with translation MVPSPPQTAAMLAIGDEILSGRTKDKNIGHLAEVLTLAGIDLKEVRIVGDEPRAICDALNTLRRAYDYVFTSGGIGPTHDDMTADAVASAFNLPIGYHPDAYRRLEENYRTRELEFTEARKRMARTPQGASLINNPVSVAPGFRVENVYVMAGVPSVFQAMVAQVVAGLPQGQAIMSETIVCPFGEGEIGGPLGAVQKAHPAVMIGSYPKFEGNRFYADIVVRSRDAAALASAREAVEAMLAELAAKR, from the coding sequence ATGGTTCCCTCCCCGCCGCAGACCGCCGCCATGCTCGCCATCGGCGACGAAATCCTGTCCGGGCGCACTAAGGACAAGAATATCGGCCATCTCGCCGAGGTGCTGACGCTGGCGGGCATCGACCTGAAGGAGGTGCGCATCGTCGGCGACGAGCCGCGCGCCATCTGCGATGCGCTGAACACACTGCGCCGCGCCTATGACTACGTCTTCACCTCCGGCGGCATCGGTCCGACGCATGACGACATGACGGCGGATGCCGTGGCGAGCGCCTTCAACCTGCCGATCGGCTACCACCCCGACGCCTATCGGCGGCTGGAAGAGAACTACCGGACGCGCGAACTGGAGTTCACCGAGGCGCGCAAGCGGATGGCACGCACGCCGCAGGGCGCGAGCCTCATCAACAACCCGGTCTCGGTCGCGCCGGGGTTCCGGGTGGAAAACGTCTACGTGATGGCGGGCGTGCCGTCCGTCTTCCAGGCGATGGTCGCGCAGGTGGTGGCCGGCCTCCCGCAGGGCCAGGCGATCATGAGCGAGACGATCGTCTGCCCCTTCGGCGAAGGCGAGATCGGAGGGCCTCTCGGCGCGGTGCAGAAGGCGCACCCCGCCGTAATGATCGGCTCCTACCCGAAATTCGAAGGCAATCGCTTCTACGCCGACATCGTGGTCAGATCGAGGGACGCCGCCGCGCTCGCATCGGCGCGCGAGGCCGTCGAGGCGATGCTCGCCGAGCTCGCCGCGAAGCGCTGA